A genome region from Candidatus Methylomirabilis tolerans includes the following:
- a CDS encoding NADH-quinone oxidoreductase subunit B, translating to MPQLTDIDTPPSTAETEEFERGLLLTTLDSLVNWARKSSIWPASFGLACCAIEMMATGASRFDLARFGAEVFRGSPRQSDLMIVAGRVSRKMAPVLRRIYDQMPEPKWVIAMGACASCGGIFNTYTIVQGVDQVVPVDVYVPGCPPRPEQLIHGIMLLQEKIARERPSKQGLFHLPWQRTT from the coding sequence ATGCCTCAGTTGACAGACATCGATACCCCGCCTTCCACGGCAGAAACGGAGGAGTTTGAGAGGGGTCTCCTCCTGACAACCCTAGACAGCCTGGTCAATTGGGCGAGGAAGTCATCGATCTGGCCGGCGAGCTTTGGACTTGCCTGCTGTGCTATTGAGATGATGGCAACGGGCGCGTCGCGTTTCGATCTTGCCCGATTCGGGGCAGAGGTCTTTCGGGGATCGCCACGCCAGTCCGACCTGATGATTGTCGCCGGTCGCGTGAGCCGCAAGATGGCCCCGGTTCTCAGAAGGATCTACGATCAGATGCCTGAGCCGAAGTGGGTGATCGCCATGGGCGCGTGTGCCTCCTGCGGCGGAATCTTCAACACCTATACCATCGTTCAGGGCGTAGATCAGGTCGTTCCGGTGGATGTCTACGTTCCAGGCTGTCCGCCTAGGCCGGAGCAACTCATCCACGGAATCATGCTGTTGCAGGAAAAGATCGCCAGGGAGCGGCCGAGCAAGCAGGGCCTCTTTCACCTCCCCTGGCAGAGGACGACATAG
- the nuoI gene encoding NADH-quinone oxidoreductase subunit NuoI, which produces MIAEIFKGMATTFKHIFRKPVTVSYPEERLPLAPRYRGLHMLVVGDDGMERCVGCELCAVACPADAIYIEAAENTEQERHSSGERYAKVYKIHMLRCIFCGYCEEACPEEAIVLGKQYELASYNRDGFVYGKARLMTPLTEALKQRPDLHPDW; this is translated from the coding sequence ATGATTGCCGAGATCTTCAAGGGAATGGCGACGACGTTCAAGCATATCTTTCGGAAGCCGGTGACGGTTTCCTATCCGGAAGAGCGGCTTCCGCTTGCGCCTCGCTACCGTGGCTTGCACATGCTTGTGGTGGGCGATGACGGGATGGAGCGGTGCGTGGGCTGCGAACTGTGCGCCGTCGCCTGTCCCGCCGATGCGATCTATATTGAGGCAGCCGAGAACACCGAGCAAGAGCGCCATTCGAGTGGTGAGCGCTATGCGAAGGTGTACAAGATCCACATGTTACGCTGCATCTTTTGCGGCTACTGTGAAGAAGCCTGTCCTGAGGAGGCAATTGTGTTGGGTAAACAGTACGAGCTTGCCTCCTACAACAGAGATGGCTTCGTGTACGGAAAGGCGCGTCTGATGACGCCACTGACAGAGGCGCTAAAGCAGCGGCCAGACCTTCACCCTGACTGGTAG
- a CDS encoding secondary thiamine-phosphate synthase enzyme YjbQ, whose amino-acid sequence MIRCETFTVETEDRLQFMDLTKRVRDLLQRYEVKQGLIILNSLHTTTALFINEWQEALLHDIQILLDRLVNKQDGYRHNDPSYSDCDRSNADSHLRSLLLGRHLSIPVIDGEMSLGTFGSIIFAELDGPRERQIQLQVLAE is encoded by the coding sequence GTGATCAGGTGTGAAACGTTTACGGTGGAGACGGAGGATCGACTCCAGTTTATGGACTTGACAAAACGTGTGCGGGATTTGCTTCAGCGATATGAGGTCAAGCAGGGGTTGATTATCCTCAACTCTCTTCACACGACGACTGCATTGTTTATTAATGAGTGGCAGGAAGCCTTGCTCCATGACATTCAGATTCTGCTGGACCGCCTGGTCAATAAGCAGGATGGCTATCGTCACAACGACCCTTCGTACTCTGATTGTGATCGGAGCAATGCCGATTCACACCTTCGATCCCTTCTGCTCGGCCGGCATCTTTCGATTCCGGTGATAGATGGGGAGATGAGCCTTGGAACCTTTGGGTCTATTATCTTTGCTGAGTTGGACGGACCGAGGGAGCGACAGATCCAACTTCAGGTGCTGGCCGAGTAA
- a CDS encoding VIT1/CCC1 transporter family protein, producing the protein MNATDSGIIEFEEGWHSPRGRAIREVVFGVHDGLITTIGFLSGVSAASAGWRVIVVAGLAEAFAQTLSMGFGAYLSSKSEREFYQREIARERLEIETTPEKERDEMRQIYRSKGFSTDEIEMVVARVTANKELWLKTMMMEELGLIEERFDNPLRVGLLMGASSFVGAFLPILPYFFLDLRWAFTASVALAVVVLFVTGAGKTFLTRKAWWRSGIEMVGIGLLVTVLGYGIGRVLGALWR; encoded by the coding sequence ATGAACGCGACCGACTCTGGAATTATTGAATTTGAGGAAGGCTGGCATTCTCCCAGGGGACGGGCTATACGCGAGGTCGTCTTTGGAGTGCACGATGGTCTCATTACGACGATCGGTTTTCTGTCAGGGGTCAGTGCCGCAAGCGCCGGCTGGCGCGTAATCGTTGTTGCCGGCTTGGCGGAGGCCTTTGCTCAGACGCTTTCGATGGGATTCGGGGCCTATCTGTCCAGTAAATCGGAACGGGAGTTTTACCAGCGAGAGATTGCTCGGGAACGATTGGAAATTGAGACAACGCCGGAGAAGGAGCGCGATGAGATGCGCCAGATCTACCGGAGCAAGGGTTTTTCCACGGATGAGATTGAAATGGTAGTCGCGCGCGTGACTGCGAACAAGGAGCTGTGGCTGAAGACGATGATGATGGAGGAGTTGGGGCTGATTGAGGAGCGATTCGACAACCCGCTGAGGGTCGGATTGCTGATGGGGGCTTCCTCTTTTGTCGGGGCCTTTCTCCCGATCCTTCCATACTTTTTTCTCGACCTCAGGTGGGCGTTTACGGCTTCGGTCGCCTTGGCCGTGGTGGTCCTCTTTGTTACGGGGGCGGGCAAAACGTTTCTGACAAGAAAAGCCTGGTGGAGGAGCGGGATCGAAATGGTGGGGATCGGGCTCTTGGTCACGGTGTTGGGTTACGGTATTGGGCGCGTCCTGGGCGCTCTCTGGCGCTAA
- the fdhD gene encoding formate dehydrogenase accessory sulfurtransferase FdhD yields MTVHRIVRYRGGSFETVEIPVVGEQALTIFVNGHELATLLCTPVKLDCLVVGFLSFEGIIRTLDEVRSLEVFPEEAVADVRLTGAFIPPHRRVVTSGCSGGITFSMPMEGFQSFPEEATVHPKQPLDLMKQLYAEAYLYRESRGIHAAALSDGKSLLLVAEDVGRHNALDKIHGEALLRGIPTAGNILLSTGRISSEMLRKGAHMRTPFVISRTSPTSLAIAAAKRFGITVIGYCRGDGFNVYSHPERLLPQRMAIGSVSHIQQLTANS; encoded by the coding sequence ATGACTGTGCATCGGATCGTTCGATACCGTGGGGGATCGTTCGAAACGGTAGAGATCCCAGTGGTGGGGGAGCAGGCCCTCACGATCTTTGTTAATGGGCATGAGCTGGCGACGTTGCTGTGTACGCCGGTGAAGCTCGATTGCCTGGTCGTGGGATTTTTGAGTTTTGAGGGGATCATCCGGACGCTCGATGAGGTGAGGTCGCTGGAGGTCTTTCCTGAAGAGGCGGTAGCGGATGTCAGATTGACCGGGGCCTTTATCCCTCCGCATCGTCGCGTTGTGACCTCCGGGTGTAGCGGAGGCATCACATTTAGCATGCCGATGGAAGGGTTTCAGTCATTCCCCGAGGAGGCGACTGTGCACCCGAAGCAACCACTGGATCTGATGAAACAGTTGTATGCCGAGGCATATCTGTACCGGGAGTCGCGCGGTATTCATGCTGCCGCCCTGAGCGACGGCAAGAGTCTGCTGCTCGTTGCCGAGGACGTCGGCCGACACAACGCCCTGGATAAGATTCACGGCGAAGCGCTTCTACGGGGGATTCCGACCGCTGGCAATATCCTGCTTTCCACCGGTCGCATCTCGTCCGAGATGCTTCGCAAGGGGGCCCACATGCGGACTCCATTTGTCATCTCCAGGACCTCACCCACCAGCCTGGCCATTGCCGCGGCCAAGCGCTTCGGCATCACCGTGATCGGTTACTGCCGGGGCGATGGGTTTAATGTCTATAGCCATCCCGAACGTCTGCTTCCACAACGGATGGCGATCGGCAGCGTATCCCACATCCAACAGCTAACAGCCAATAGCTGA